Proteins co-encoded in one Kribbella solani genomic window:
- a CDS encoding DUF2510 domain-containing protein — protein sequence MSDRFARSEWPSSRPFATLHDPLCATPWTTEAPPTGWYADPDAQYMPGTGRFWTGEEWSDMTIKVEIWFTPRPHRLRRSARSGRFRGTRRPCETGVMRNRRRRGGGAPARRLSSIMEARPRPRGR from the coding sequence CTGAGCGACCGCTTCGCTCGGAGCGAGTGGCCTAGCAGCAGGCCGTTTGCGACCCTGCATGATCCACTCTGCGCTACGCCTTGGACCACCGAGGCTCCTCCCACGGGCTGGTACGCGGACCCAGATGCGCAATACATGCCGGGCACCGGCCGTTTCTGGACCGGAGAAGAGTGGAGCGACATGACGATAAAAGTGGAAATCTGGTTCACTCCGCGCCCCCACCGACTCCGCAGGTCGGCCCGAAGTGGCCGTTTTCGCGGGACACGACGTCCTTGTGAGACGGGTGTGATGAGGAACCGCCGTCGAAGGGGTGGGGGAGCCCCCGCCAGACGGTTATCGTCAATTATGGAAGCACGTCCGCGTCCGCGAGGGAGGTGA